The uncultured Mailhella sp. genome segment ATTGAAGTGCGCATGAGCGGCTCCGAACTCTTCGAGGGCGGCTACACGCTGGAAGACGGCGTGGAAATCGCCAAACTGCTCGACGGCAAGGTCGATCTCATTCACGTGTCGGCGGGCTCCTATCAGTTCGGCTTCTTCGACACGCATCCGCCCATGTTCTCCGAACACGGCTGCAACGTGTATCTCGCCGCCGAAATCAAGAAACACGTGTCCACGCCCGTGGCCACCATCGGCGCGCTGAACGATCCCGCCCAGATGGAGGACATCATTGCCTCCGGCAAGGCCGACGTGGTGGAAATGGCCCGCGCCCTCATCGCCGACCCCGAACTGCCTTCCAAGGTCATGGAAGGCCGCGACGACGAAATAGTACGCTGCCTGCGCTGTTTCGTGTGCATGGCCGAACGTCCCACCACGGGCACGCGCCGCTGCACGGTGAATCCGCAGATAGGCCGCGAGCAGGATCCGCCCGCGCTGCCCGCCCGCCGCGCGAAGAAGGTGCTGGTGGCCGGCGGCGGCTGCGGCGGCATGAAGGCCGCCATTGCCGCGGCTCAGCGCGGCCATCACGTCATTCTGTGTGAAAAGGAAGCCGAGCTCGGCGGCATTCTCAAGAGCGAACAGGCCATTCCCTTCAAGCACGAAATGTATCAGCTCGGCCTCACGCTCGCCCGTCAGATGGAAATCGAAGGCGTGGAAGTGCGCCTGAACACCACGGTCACGGCCGACTACGTGGAAAAGGAAGGCGCGGACGCGCTCATCATCGCCATCGGCTCCGAACCCATCATTCCTCCGCTGCCCGGCATGGACGGCAAGAACGTCATCGTGGTGAACGACTACTACCTGCGCAAACATGAATGCGCAAACTCCGTGGTCGTGCTCGGCGGCGGTCTTGCGGGCTGCGAATGCGCCATTCATCTGGCGCAGGAAGGCAAGAAGGTCACGCTGGTGGAAATGCGGCCCGAAGTGGCGCCCGACGCCAACATCCGGCATCGCCCCATCCTGCTGCGCAAACTGAAGGAACTTGTGGACGTGCGCACCGGATGCACCGGCCTTGCCGTGAAGGAAAACGGCCTGCTCGTGCGCGACGCCGAAGGCAGGGAAACGCTGCTTCCCGCCGAAACGGTCATCTGCGCCGTGGGTCAGCGCTCCCGCAAGTACGCCGATCTCGTTGACGCCGCGCCCGTCGTGCGCGTCATCGGCGACGCCGTGCGCCCCTCCACCATCACCACCGCCGTGTATCAGGGCTATCACGCCGGACTTGACGTATAAGAAACGCCGCCGGACTCCGGCGCGCGTCCCGGCCGGGCCGGAAAAATTCTCACCCGGCCTTGGCATGCCGGGCGCACGTGAACACGCCAAAGACCAAAGGCCGTCGGATGAACTCCGACGGCCTTTTTTGGCGCGCTTTGCCCGCAGTCAGAGCCGCGCTCCGGGCGCGCTCCCCGCTGCGGTCGATGAAAGGGCAGGCTTCGCTCGCCCCGAGTCTTTCGGCGGCTACGAAATCTGCATGCTCCCCGCCGAAGCGCTCGGAGCCGTACGCACAAAACGCCCGAGCAGCATGGCCGCCACGGCAAGCGCCATGCCCGCGTAGCCGAACATTTCCTGTCCGCTCACGGCGCAGGCCAGACCGCCCGCTCCGCCCATCATCATGGACGCCAGCGCCGCCCGCGGATGCACGGCTCCCCGCTTCATGAGCATGGCCGCAAACACGGGAACCGCCACGCCGCACACATACATGTCGTTGGCCATGAGCAGAAGATCGAGAATGCCGTGCCCCTGCGCGGAAAGCAGCAGCCCTCCCGCGCCGAAAAGCAACGTGACCAGACGACAGAGCTTCACGTCGCGGCGGCCGAGAAGATCGTTGCACAGCACCGTGGAAGCCGTCACGAGGCAGGAGTCCGCCGACGAGAGCACGGCGGAAAGCAGCGCCACCATGAGACACATGCCCGCCCACGACGGCAGAAGACGCATGGCCGCGGCAAGCACGTTGTCGGGAGCCGTTCCCGCAGGCACAACGTTCCGGCAGAGCACGCCGAGCGCCACAATCGCCGCCGAGGCGGCCAGCAGCATGAACACGGCAAGCCAGCATCCGCGCAGGGCGCTCGCGCCGCTTCGCGCGCTCAGAATGCGCCCGAACAGCATGGGGCACACAAGATAGCTGCCGCCCATGATGATCATGAAATACGAGAATCTTTCCAACGTGAAGTCATCATTGACGATTTCCAGCCGCAGCGATTCCAGCGGCGCGGGATTGTGCCCCCAGAGCCAGAACAGCGCCGCCAGAATGCCCGCGAGCAGCAGCACGCACTGCGGACCGTCGCTGCGGATGACGGAGGCCTGCCCGCCGAGGCAGGAATAGGCCACGATCACCGCCGCGCCGACCACGAGGGCCCATTCCGGCGGCATGCCCGTGAGCGCTGCGGCGAGCTTGCCCATGGCCGTGAACTGCGCCGCCAGAATGGCCAGCCACGCCGGCATGATGATGAGGGAAGAGAGCGTGCGCGCCTGCGGACTGATCCAGGCGGCCACGATTTCCGGCATGGTGTACGCTTCCGACTCGCGCACCTTGCGGGCAATGAAAAGCGTGAGCAGCGCCAGGCCGCAGGCCCCGGAACCCAGCCACCAGAAGGCGGGCGCGCCCACCTGCCAGGCGAGCCCCGCCATGCCTATGGTGG includes the following:
- a CDS encoding NAD(P)/FAD-dependent oxidoreductase; this translates as MTRKYPHLSSPITLGRVTFRNRMFAAPTGATDITWDCCAGPGSRAFYENRAKGGSANVTVSELVVHPATDASHMLHLELQTPGSLASFTMMADAIRRHGAIPSVELSHSGQYAGTYLVDKEKKASLSQYGPCDGVRPDGRPVKALAKEQIADIVASYGEKAALAKRAGFEMVMIHAGHGWLINQFLSPYFNKRDDEYGGSLEGRARLLLEVVASVRAAVGPGFPIEVRMSGSELFEGGYTLEDGVEIAKLLDGKVDLIHVSAGSYQFGFFDTHPPMFSEHGCNVYLAAEIKKHVSTPVATIGALNDPAQMEDIIASGKADVVEMARALIADPELPSKVMEGRDDEIVRCLRCFVCMAERPTTGTRRCTVNPQIGREQDPPALPARRAKKVLVAGGGCGGMKAAIAAAQRGHHVILCEKEAELGGILKSEQAIPFKHEMYQLGLTLARQMEIEGVEVRLNTTVTADYVEKEGADALIIAIGSEPIIPPLPGMDGKNVIVVNDYYLRKHECANSVVVLGGGLAGCECAIHLAQEGKKVTLVEMRPEVAPDANIRHRPILLRKLKELVDVRTGCTGLAVKENGLLVRDAEGRETLLPAETVICAVGQRSRKYADLVDAAPVVRVIGDAVRPSTITTAVYQGYHAGLDV
- a CDS encoding sodium:solute symporter family protein, which produces MLIFCLYSALLLALGVLDARHSRGSSAFFVNSRSSGAWRTGFSLAASCIGGSATIGMAGLAWQVGAPAFWWLGSGACGLALLTLFIARKVRESEAYTMPEIVAAWISPQARTLSSLIIMPAWLAILAAQFTAMGKLAAALTGMPPEWALVVGAAVIVAYSCLGGQASVIRSDGPQCVLLLAGILAALFWLWGHNPAPLESLRLEIVNDDFTLERFSYFMIIMGGSYLVCPMLFGRILSARSGASALRGCWLAVFMLLAASAAIVALGVLCRNVVPAGTAPDNVLAAAMRLLPSWAGMCLMVALLSAVLSSADSCLVTASTVLCNDLLGRRDVKLCRLVTLLFGAGGLLLSAQGHGILDLLLMANDMYVCGVAVPVFAAMLMKRGAVHPRAALASMMMGGAGGLACAVSGQEMFGYAGMALAVAAMLLGRFVRTAPSASAGSMQIS